Part of the Trichoderma asperellum chromosome 1, complete sequence genome is shown below.
TGATCGACAATCCCTATCGCCATCTTTTCGAGCTTCTCGGACAATTGGAGGTCATCCATAACAAACACCTGCGGCAGGCAGCCTGGGCATTCTGCAACGACGCATGCCTTACAGCCCTACCGCTGTTGATTGAAGCAAGGGATGTTGCCATCAGCTCCATCTACTTTGCTTGTGCCCACACAAATCAACAGATTGATGATGTGAATGGCGAAGGCTGGTGGAAGTACCTAAAGGGGAGCGAAGACTGCTGTACAAAGGCCATCGAGGTGATGCGTCAGTTCTACACGGAGAACCCGCTTAGAAAGCAGAACCCGTCACTGCCATCACCTGCCTTCCACCTAGAAAACACAAGGAGGCGAAATGACGATCTTTCATCCAACGCTGCAACACCGATGGAACTCGACCGAGAAAGCCACAGTCCAGTCCCGAAGACAAACGGAGGGACAGACAGACGCTCAAATGGGAAGGACAAGGAAAACGACTCCCTAAAGGTACCAGGTGATGGCGAATACGCGCCACGATCGCCTTCCAAGAGAAAGGATGCAGAAGTCGACATGTCTGCGGAGAGTGAAAGAGCTGAAAAAAGGGCCAGACTCtcggaagatgaggaaggcGAGCTGGTTGAAGATTAAGTCCTTAGAGCAGATGAGTTATCTGTATCCCTGCTATGATGGGTTTGGCGTTGGGGTTATTATCACAAGCATTTTCTTTGCGCCAGCACGACGAGACGGTCTCAGCAAAGATTTGATGTTTCTCTTTTATGTTTCAGGCAACGCTACgatcttgaagatggcgttggggctcctttctttcctttttattcCCCGCAGCTAATTGTATCAATCGACCTAACATGTTGGATAGAGACTGCCGCATAGGCACAATGGTATAAATGTTACGTATTCAAGCTGGAGGTTAGGTGTGTTTTTTTGGTGGAAACTGGACAGAATTTGATATCCCAACCAAATGCAAAGGCTAAAAATAGTTTGATATGTTGAGCTTGGTAAATTCAACAGTGTTATGCTATGCGAAGTATCAGCCAAGTACCTCTAGTACCTAATGTACCGACAGTATCTCAACTTTGGAACATCAGGTTAGAGCTACGAAATGGGAAACCTCCGTTTGCTTTTGCAACAGCGCAGTCTTACTCAGCTGCTGCCTGGAACGCAAACGGCTGAAGGCGAAGTCACCTCCCTCCAATTAACGTTTCCAATTCTGCCACTGCCAGAGCTCTGACCGCCCCTAGGAGGCAGCTGCCTGGAAACTATAAAGAGGGCCATCGCCCGCCAACAtctttcacttttttttctctcttcttttccttctctagCTCTCTTTGCCAATGGCTTAGATCAAGTGTAGTATCTGTTCTTTTCAGTTTAATCTCTGAAATGCCTCTACTGGAGGCAACTTCGTGGTTAATCTCATTTTTGGTTGTTGAGCGGGATGTCCTCTGTGCTTGCGCATGATGTTCTGCTCACTGTGTCCCTGGTATTACACTGCTTCCGGGCGACGCGACCTTTTCATTGCTTGCGTTGGCTTGTCCAGcgaggtgaagaagagggtcTATATATGTAGATTTTGTAGGTTTGCAGGCGTTCCGAGTCAGAATTATCAGAATGCAAGTCACAAAGCATGGAATTAGCACGGTTGCGTACGTACTGTGCATAAGTTGAGGTTCTTGGCTGGCGTTGGCGCGTCGAGGATACCAGGCTGGTCAGCTATAATTCCCCTAGAATTCTCAGTAGATATGGTATACAAGTTCTACCACCTCTCGTAAAACCTCCTCTCTGCTTCACTGCCCGCGTTTTTCGTCAATttaagacaaaaaaaaaatacaaagtCGAAGCTCGTCGAGTTTCAGCGACATTCCGTCTCGAAGTCTCCCAGAATGTCCCAGAAACAGCTTAGCGCGACCTAGAGCTATGGTGCTTTGCTACAAAAAAAGATCACCATAGCTTCCACTTAAACAATCTCTCGCCAAGCACCATCAACCAACCGAACCATCTATACCACCGCTCTTTTTCGCTACGGATTGTTCAGTTCGGCTTTGAGAGAGCGTTTATTTGCGGTGCTCCGAACACAATGGCCACTCTAGGAGGCTATCTCAACAGTGAGCACCGCGCCCCTCGTCCAACCCCGCAGGCAACCAACCCTCATTGATCTTGAACTAACGCTTTGTTGTGCTGCAGAAAAGGTCTTGATCGTGACGGCAGACTCGCGAATCCTTGTGGGGGAGCTGGCGGCATGTGATGCGTCGACAAATCTGGTATGCAATTGTCCTCTCTCGCCCTTTGAGAGCTCTTCCCGaaagctgcttcttcgcctctCCAAGACAAAAGGCAAAATGCTGACCACTTTGTGCTGTATAAGGTCCTGAAAAACGCATTGGAGCGAATTATCCGGACACCTGACGATCCAGAGCCATCAGCCGAGGTCCCTCTGGGGCTGTATCTCGTGCGAGGCGACAACGTTTGCTCGGTCGGCCTGGTTGACGAAACGCTAGACGATAGCATAGACTGGACACAAGTAAAGGGTTCGGTAATAGGAGGAATCAAACATATTTAGAAATCAGCTTTCAAAGACCGTCCTCTGAGATACCATGGGCAGCGAGTTTGGGGGGGTTGAAagtagaaaaagagaaagagaagaaccATTTAGACTTAATTTTTGTTTTGGGTACGGGATCATTAGGCACAAGGAGCGCCTGGAGTTAGGATATACACATGAAAGCCTTTCTGCAAAGGGTACGAATTTATATGAATTTCATATTTTAagattattctttttattctgAACTGGTTTTGCTGACATGGCTCTCTATCTAAAGATTTAAACAACGCTACACTACCCAAATACGCGCTGCATCCAGACCTCCTTGAAGGTGTGCTCTCCGGGAGTTCCAATCACCCGTCTGATTCTGTTTCCCTTGCGAACACTCAGCCATCCCATTGTGTCACCAGGGACCTCATCCAGGGTGACGAGATGGGGATCAGCATCAAGGTCCTCCGACAGATCCACCAGAGCAGCCTCGCCGGGCTTCGATCTAACACGCTTGTCCAGGATATATGATCCTTTAGTCCACTGTCCAACTGTCTCCACTCGGAGATCTTCGGGCTTCGCGGGCACCTTCCATCGAGGATCGTCGTGGGTCAGCATATACCAGACGGTGAAGGGATCATGCAGCGCCAGGGCCGGCTCGTTGCCATCACCCTCCATAGAGTCGATCTTGTTGAAAGCTCCGTTGATGAAGTGGCTGGACCATCGAGCAAGAGGGCTGCCGGCATCGATGTAAGGCTGAACCTTCTCGGCGAAGTAattcttgttgatggcatGGCGTTCCGTGATGTCCAGTGGGCACAGGGTTACTGTAAGCCGGCGAGAGAGCTTCGCAGGGTACGGCTTAATCGAGACGGTGCTGGGAATAGGGGGCATCGTCGATGCAGGGTTAGGCGATGAAAGGGCATAGACAAGAGCGGCGGCAAGGGGATCCGCATAGGTGTTGAACTCTGCTGAGGGAGTGACGTTACCAGGGACCTCGACGGCTCCGCCCATGACTACCAGCTCCTTGACCTTGAGGAACGTCTCAGGGTCCTCGGTAGCGGCCAGCGCAACGTTTGTGAGGGGCCCAACGGCGAGAATGCTGATGGTGTCTGCAGGGTTCTCTCTAAGAAGACGCAGCATCTCTTTGTGAGCGGGCTCCTTGGATGGAAGAAAGTATGGGTACGATGAGGTGTGGTCATTGGCATCTTCCTTATCGAAGAGAGCCTTCCAAGTTTCAGCGGGGCTCAAGTCAGTGTGGATATCATGAACGTTGTGCAATCCATCAGCACCATCTATATAGTTTACAGCAGTTAGCGATTATCAGAAAGAGGATATTTATACGTATAACGGAATCCCATACGGAAGTAATCAGCAGCCAAGACAGGATCTGCCAGTGAATGTTCGGCACCCGCAGCCACGATGGTCTTGTGAGCTCTCAGGGTCTCATAGCCTTCTGGGCGACCCTGGGACTTTCTCCACGCGAACTCCTTCTCAAGGACGTGGTACAACGCAGCTACGTTGCGAAGGCAGCTATGGTGAGAATAAGTCAGATGATTTGAAATGATAAGGTGAttgttccatcttctttcaaCATACCATTGTAGAGGGACGTTGCCATATGTGACTGAGATCATGGCCAGCTCAAGCTCCTCGGGAGAGGCGCTGAGGGCCAAGAGAAGGGCCATGACATCGTCGACACCTTAAGATGGGGTAAGTTTATATCAAGTAAAGAGAGTTTAGTGATGGAGCGTTACCTGGATCAGTGTCCAATATGATCTTAGATTTGGGCGCCATTTTGATCTTGATAGCGTTAAaattggtttttttttttttttttttacagcAATGTGGCACAGTTTAAGGAAGAAAGATGAGAGGACATACAAGCTTAAGTAACTGCTCAGCGCAGAGAAAGAGCGTCTCTTGAATGAAAAGAGAAGGTTTGACAAGCGCGAATAAACAAATATCTCAATAACGCTCCGGGAACagaaagtctttaataaatccTTTCACGTCAAAACACATTCATCCACAACGGCTTAACTCGCCTCTCCGCAATTAGTCTTGGCGGGGtttgggggggttttttCGTTCCTGCTGAGATAATAGTCACAGTACACGGAGCCCACCCCGTTTTTTTATGACTATCAGCGGCCGGCGACGGCCGAAGAACGCCCTTTCTACTGTGCCGGGCAACTACTTTGTTGCCATTTTCTGTGTTGCCAATTTGAATTCGTAATTTTGCTATTTTCATTTGTCTATTATTTACCGCCGTTGGCCTGCTGAGCTCAATTTGGCTTATACAGGTATCCATTTGGGGCTGGGGTAGTATTGGCGGGGCGAGCAGACATCGGGCTTTGAGCGTAGAATTTGAAGATGCAGCAAATGGCGAAATAAATCATCTTGATTGAACATTCATGTTCCTGTATAAAGGATTCGGGCAGCTATGGATCATGCCATGCACTATTCTCACATTGGCATATATCATGTAGTACCACTAAACAGCTACGACGTGCTTCTAGCAGCCTTGATACTTCGTCTCATGAGTCAGAAGATGCTTTTTGCTCTACCTAGTCATACTTAGAGAGCATGAATATGCCAACAGCAAGACCAAAAACTTAGAGACAAGTTAAGACAACTATTTAAACATTCACGATATGAAAGAGTGCAGGATATTGATGTAATCAAGGCGTTTGCGGCATGCCATTCCTCAAGAGCTGTAGGGTAAACAAATAAATGCTCCCTCTAAAAGTGCAGAATCAGAGACCGTAGCCTCTATGGAATCCTGCTGCAGGCTGATATCGTGTAACGGGAGCATGATCCCTTTGCATTAGCACGTACGGAGTGGGTAGCGGTATCGAATCTGCGGTACCTTGCATTTACTTTACGGTCGCGCAGCGAGGCGCAACAAGCTGATGCAGACCTGGGATTTTGACAATCATCGAGCGTGCTATTGGATCAGCCGCTAACTGCTGCACTCAACAGGCCCATAATTCCTGCAGGGAGAGGCGTTGATGTGCAGCAGTGGCCAGCACCTGAAGTAGAAGTTATAGGGCTGCTCAGACTCAGTTGACAGTGATCTCAAGGCGGCCGGATTTTCTATGCTTGCCGGCTGGCAGAGTGAATGCTATGTGAAGAATAGTTCGCAAACACAGCACCAAAGAAATATCGCCTTGCACTCTACACAATTCCACCCTTCAACGCGACGCGACGCGCATCCCATCGCAACTCTCCCTCAGAGCTTCATCGCTGGCCAGCCCTCTCCGAGACATCGTTTCTAGCCGCCAGGGGACTCTTGGCCTCCAGGGCACGGCAATCTTGCCACCGAACGGCATTCTAGCGAGACGATCTGATAAAAGTTCCCACGGCTCGAAGCCAGAAGCTCTCCGCATAAAGGGCCGGCAAGAAACATTCAGGTAACGGGCCCCACCAATTTCAACCCGCCCCTTGGCTGAGCCACTGAGGTGCTCGCACTCAGCCCCCCCTGGCCGGCTTTTTTCTCGCCCTTTCCGACTAGCCAGCAGCCCTGCTCCTCGTTTCCCCATTGGCGACGTTGCGGCAACATACCCCTGCTTTGCGTTGAAGCCACCTggtgcttttcttttgtcgtGTCCTCAACCGTCTGTACGTCTGTCCCTTTTCCATGCTTGTTTGCTGCCATCGATCATCAATCCCGCATCTGGGCAATTGGGGCATTGCGGCTGGCCTTTTCACTTTCCCCTCACATCTTTCCGTGGCCGGCTTTTAACATTTCTGCCAGCTTGCGGATTTGCGCCAGCCTTGAAGATTTGCCGCTGCACTCAAGTCAACCTTGCTGCATCATCCCGTTGGTGCAAAACCTTCCAGCACCCGTGAACGGTAGCGCCTTCTGCAGCTATCCGACAATCGATCGAGCGCTTGGGCGTTGCGTTTCTCTAATCTCCTTTTCAGCTCGCTGTTTGTCGCACAAGCAGCCGTCGGCTTCGGGGAGAAGCGAAAAGACAGAGAGCAGCCGTTCGCCCCGTTCGTCTCCATATCGCGGCGTCGTTTTCTGCCGTATCACTCGATCTCACTCTTGCCCATCAATCGCAATTCAGAACGCGAAAGCGGTTTAGAGTCATCATGGCCGACGCAAGCATGCTTTACACCATTGGCGCCTATGCCACCTTGATTGGCCTTGGCTATGCCGTCTACCATATCTCGACACAAAAGGACAAGCAAAAGGGCGGCGTCACCATTACCAAGCCTACAAAAGTCTCTCAGCAGCCAACGGCTCGAAAAGAAGACcggaaaaagaagcagcgaATGGAAAGCTATGTGACAGAGAGCAAGTCATCCAAGCCCGAAGCtcagaaagaaaaggctccCGAAGCCAACCAGTGGCTGAGCAATGATGCCGAGAAGCAAGAAAAGCTTGACAACCGAGAGTTTGCCAGACAGctttccaaggccaaggagggtGCCAAATTCGACAACAAGAAGGAGGCTACCAagcagagggagaagacTGTGAAGCAGTCCAAGGCTAACAAGTCCAAGGCTGCCCCGGCCCCAGAGGCCGTCATTTCTGCTCCGTCGTCCAACGGCGCCGAcgccgatgacgacgagtCTCCTGTTGCTCTGTCCCCCGAGACTCGCCCCGTGGACGCCAGCGGTGTCAGCGACATGCTCGAGCCAACCTCTACTACCGGCCCTTCCGTTCTCCGTCTCACTGATACCGagtccaagaagcagaagaagaaggcttccAAGAACCCTGAACCGGTTgagaccaagaagcagagacagaacaggaagaaggccgaggccgccaaggctgcccgtgaggaggccgagaaggagCGCAAGGTCCTCGAGGAGAAGCAGCGCCGAACTGCTCGCATTGCCGAAGGCCGTGCTGCCAAGGATGGCTCTGAGTTTATGGCCGCTGTCAACGCAAAGAAGTCTGCCTGGGACGGTGCCAATGGAACCAATGGAACCAACGGAACTGCTGCTAACAAGGGAGATGCCGCCGTCTATGCACCTCTCGACACCTTTGAGAAGCCCACTTCTGCCCCCgctgccaagaaggagaCTGTCAATCAGCTAGAGAGCTCTTGGATCTCAGCTCTTCCTTCcgaggaggagcagatggAGATGCTCAAGGAAGAATCTGATGAGTGGAACACTGTCAAGACCAAGTCTTCcaagaagtccaagaaggCCCCTTCAGTCGAATCTGGAGAGGAGGCCACCCAAGCCCGTCCTACGGCTCAGATCCAGCAATCTACCGAGAccatggccaagaaggtGGCTAAGCCTGCCGCTCCCAAGAACTTTGGAGGATCTTTCTCTGCATTGACCACTAAGGACGACGATGCTGAGGAGGAAGTTGAAGAGGAGTGGGAAGTCTAAAGCTCCGTATGCACGACAACGAATACAATTGTGCATGTTATTGCCCAGTTGCAGGGGTGGCCTGACACCTAGTCCCCTGCCGCTGTATACTACTCGCCACGGGCATACCCTTAGCCGTTGgcattttctctctatctctctatCTTGCTAGTCTGTATGGATGCCATGTATGTTGGATTTGGGAGGTATTCTCCAAAAAGCCTACCGCAGGAGgtaggaaaacaaaaatattTGACAAGGCCTGTTGATGCATTTATTCGACAAGGCAATTTACCAATTGGCTAGTGGTCAGAGGGATTGCGGATCGGCTTGTTTAACGCATCATATAAATGCCATGAGGtcgaccttttttttttttttacttggttttttttatcttcttcttctttgcctttgttATTACGAATTTGACTGTTGAGCGAGACTGGGAAAACGGTCTTGCGGcggaggcaaaaaaagggaggaCACAGATGCTATGAATGAAATTATCCAGATGGACGAAGGGCGAGATATAAATACGTGTGTATGTAAATACTGTTGGTATCAGATCTCAAAATGGGAAAAATCTACTCTTGCTATGATTGAAGGCGGCTCCCATGGGCTTGGAAGTGATTGATAGAAGGTGATGGGGCTTGCTTGTGATGGAGCACATTGATGTGAATTACAACACCTTGATGGCACTCAAGTCCAGTACTAGTATGTAGGTATACTGCCACTAATAGCAATGCCATTTGATCGCGATGAGCAAACAACGCCATAATTGCACCTGTGTTTGTACATATGAGCATAAATGATGCTAATTTATACCTCAATACGAAATTGAACGCACTGATCGAACACGATATGTAGCTGGGTGTCGTCTGCACGGTCCATTATAGCATCTAATACTGTAGCAGGTCCATTGGCCAAAAGGTTGCCCCCCTCAGGGCACGCCCGCATTCCACATCCGATTTGGTGCAAGGCCCGATCCAAtactagtacctactactactacctggtGTAGAAAGCCACCGCCTCAAAATGGCCTCGTTCCCCGGACCTACTAGTAATGTATTACTGTAGCATTGAAAACAATGTCTACGGGGTAGTAATGCTACCTTGACATTCCTGTAGGCCTTGGCCATGCCCCCCTGCTAAACTTGCTAAACAATGGGCGGCTGTTCATCCTGCTCCTGGATGGCTATAACGAGGCACACATATCACGCAACACGCACAGGCATCCTTGGCGCTTCCCGGGTGTCCGCCTCGCTTTTCGTGGCGCGGCCAGTTGTGGTGGTGAGTCGGAACCAGGTGCCGCGAGTCCAGTCCAGCCAAGCCATTTGGAGTTTGGAGGacggcttttttttactctgCTAAAAGTGGCCACCGCGGGGCTTACTATCCGACTCTGCATCGAGATATATCTGGTGCCTTGAAGGGAGGGGCACTGCAGGGTCGTCTTATACTACTGGCTACTGCCACCAAGTGACTaggtactacctactactacgtACTGCATATTAATACATTTGCGTACGTAGTTCTGTGTAATCATTTCACAAGATCGAGATTCGGGCTGTGGGCTTCACATCTTCCATCATCGATACAGCTAAGAATCGCATAAGTTGAGAGTTTGGAGTGGATGGACGGGTGGACGTCGTCCCGAGAGGATTTTTTGTTGGCTTGCCACCTTTGCGGGACGGCCAAGTCGGCTCCCCGAGCCGCGCTTCAAAACGgctgattttattttactttattttttttcttcctgatTGCGATTGATGTGACAAAGTTACCATGGGCCAGTAGGCATCGTTACTCACCTTCCCGCAGTCCCGAGGGAGCAAACTAATCCAtaattgttttcttttctcctcttatTCTCTGGCTCTCATTGTTCTTACGCACGGAACGTCGGGACCAAGTGAGATATTTTCCTTGGTGTCAGCCAAGCAGGTGGGAATGCGCAGCGGGGGGCCCAGCGCACGGCCAAgacgtttttttttggacTCGGTGACGACGACTCGTGAGGGGGTTTAAAAAGTCAAACGCTGAAAGTCCTAGGATGCAAGGAGGAATCTTTTTTCGACGAAATCTGCTGGCTCTGTTCGCTAGCTTAGGCTCCAGGTTTTGTTGTCTGTGcgtacctacatacatgtgGTGAGGGCGCAGTGCAGTAAGTTGATGGCAGATGACGACGTGGCATGTTGGCATTagacgctgctgccgctgccgggGTCTGGCCTGACAGACtttatctctctttctttttgataCATCGTTGTTCTGGCAAGCAAGGAAAGCCCCGGGCTTTATTTGACCCTGTTGTGATGTCAAGCATCTGAGAGGCGCCGCTTGTGGAGAGCAAATAGAAGGTCGAGAATGCCCAACATGGGAGCAACATGTCGCCATTGGCGGCCACGGCACGGCGCTCATACGAACGGACGGGGTCGATAGCGCAACTTAGTTTCAGTAGCCCCGTGGCACGAGCACAAACAAGCGCAAATGTTCGTTGAAGAGACAAGTTGCCAGGTTCGTCAAAGGCCAAACCTCCAAATTCAATTTGCATCCCGGAACCCTGGCCAAGCCGCTTGCCGCTTGAGGCAATAGGGAATAAAAGAAGGGTACATGGGCAATGGGCGCATTCCGGCAGGCCGAGGAGgtacccccctcccccatcAGCATCAGTAATGAAACGAACGACAGGCATTGTCCCCGTTCCGCATTCTCGCTTGCTGGCATTGGGTCCATTTGCTGGGCGAGGATCCCAATGCTGTGCCCCCCAGAGATCCTTATCTTACTGTGATGACGATGCGCAGCACTCGCACGTAGTTGAAACACAAGAGACAGAGACGCCTCCAGGCCAAGTGTTTCATCGGCgaggccagcagctccaacccGCCGCACGCCAAGCGCTGGAGTCGCGCGCGCGAAGACGACCAAAAGGGAATTGGACACCAGGACGAAAAGATGGGGAATTAGACCGACGCCGTATGGAAGGACCGCGGACGGAGCGCCAGTGGCTCTTAGTTGATTGGGGGACCCGTTTCTCCATGGATCTAAGCGGTGACCGCGCCCCGAACGAGACGTATTCGCAGCACTAAGATATTGGGGGCAGGTATCTGAGCTCGAGTAAAATGAGAAATATCACGACGTCTCCGTATCTGCCACCGGTACGGGCGTGGGTAATTAGACGCTCTCGGCTCGACTCGTAATGCATCGTAGGCCTGGCCGGGCTCTCTGGTGACGTGACGTGATGACTTTGCCTCCTTGATTGATTCGAttcttgtcttgtctcttttctcgggcattaaaagaaagattaaaacaaaaaaaaaaaggtttgcAGTAGGCAGTTGGTAACTCTATCGGGCCTCGACAAACGAAGCGCAAGCCTCTGGCGGCGTTTTAGGTTCGTCCGCAGAGGGGCGGCCTGCAGTGAATTGAAGCCCAGGCCACATCGCCAGAAGAATGCGCCAGCTAAGCTCCCGGCGGTGCCTCTTGCATGCGCCGCTCCATGCTTGCTTGAGTCGTAGCAGCGCTGTTTGAGGCCTTTGTGGCGAATCGTCGCGGGGTTCAAGCTAGCGGGCGTCACCACTGTCAGGCAATCATAAGGCCCTGGCCCCCCCCCTTGCCCATTAAGGCCATCTCTGATCCTCTGATCTGCTGTCGAAACTGCCTCTGGGCTTGTGGTAGCGCCGCATCTTCAGCACGTTACAGCGCAGCGATCTCTGCTGCGTCGATCTgcgcctctccctccctttcTCAGACACTCCTCAAAACCTCTATCcacgtctctctctctctcttattttttttttttacgcgCCTCCCCCAAAATCCAACCCTCCTCCAAAAATAGAGAGGCCAGCCAGCTGGACTTGCTGCCGCCCCCCCGGTGCTTATAGAGCCTttggttttatttttggcgCAGCTCTGGCCGCTGCTCGTACTGAAACGAACCTCGTCGCTACGAATTTCCGCCCTGCCACCGTCTCGCCTCGCCATCTCCTTTCCGCAGCcgcctcttctttcctttcacCTCATAACTCGCATTGTCCTGCGTCATTGCcaattttcccttttctgtttctttcctagcctctttttttttcccttattGTGACGACTTTCaattattctttcttttttctttgtcacGGTTCTTTTCTCCCTCCATTTCTTACCGCACTCGGCCTCCTGGGACTTGAAACTGTCGCAGACCCCCCTTACTTTCTCGACGACACTCTTCGCTCCCCCCCACGCCTCCAATCGAATTACGATCTATCGAAATCCTCCATTCCAGTGTGCCTAACGACGAATTTTTTCTTCCGGATAGCAACCTGTTTGTTATTATTGCCATCTTTCTTTGGGCTGCTGGACTCTCATTTAGCCGATTCGCTGCGTTTTCTATCACGACTGTTCTTTCTCTCGATACCGACTCTTAAACACGGCATCCTACGTCCATGTTGGGGATATCAAACGCCAATTGAAAGGCATTCTACATACGGGGACGTGCCCTGTAGCCTTCCACCATGTCCTTCCCTGTCGCGCTACAGTCGGCCATCTTCTATCTGCTTGCCTGCACACCATGCGCCGAAGTACGGCATCGTCACAAGGCCAAGGGCCAGgccaagaaagagagggtAGAGAAGGCAAAACTAGAGACACAGCAACCTGGCTTATATCGGCACCCTTCGCCGTTCAACACGAATCCCTactggcaagaagaaattcgCATGGGGCCTAGCTTACCAAAGAAATCGGCGAGCAAGAACTCAAGTCAACGGGGTTTGATGAGCGCGGGAGGAGAGACGACGGGAGGAGAAATCAGTGCACTCAGCCTGTCAGGGCGTACAAACACCGGCGATAGTCACACCAATTTCGGAGACAGCACGTTGGTGGTATCACAGGATGGCATTCTATCAGATGACTGGAACATGCGGCACGGATATCAGCgcgaggacgaggagctATGGGGAGCAGACTGGACTGGCCACAAGTTAAAAGACGCCTTCTCCAAGGCGAGGGATTCAGCTGGAAAGCTGATTGAGTCAACACTGGGCATGGAGAAGGAAGTAACAGAGGAGGAGCGCCGTGCCTTTTATGCGGCTCCGCGAAACCCACCCGTCAACGACCTTCACCCTCCCGTCGTTAGCAGCAAACTGCCTCACAAGGAGGCTCACAAATGGATGCTGCAGCCACCTCCGTCTGCCAAGGTTATGGAAGGCAAGGTGCCTGTCAGCAGAGCCATGAGCGCTAGCAGCAGAACAAGTGGGAGGACAGTTGCAAGTGGGAGGACGGCTGCCAGCGGAGAGGAAAAGCTATCTCGCCAACTTCAGGAAAAGCTGGTCAGGGAGAAGATTATGAAGGAATTGCCAACTGAATCTGAGCTGATCGACTCACTATTCGTTTCTCGAACTCGGAGCACTCGATCTGACTTGACGCGGACACGTAGCCTGTCGTTTGACGGCGGCTCCGACGAGGCATTAGACAACTCTTTTGATAAGCGAAGACGGAATAACCGCCTGAGAGCCTTGGC
Proteins encoded:
- a CDS encoding uncharacterized protein (SECRETED:SignalP(1-23)~EggNog:ENOG41); its protein translation is MSFPVALQSAIFYLLACTPCAEVRHRHKAKGQAKKERVEKAKLETQQPGLYRHPSPFNTNPYWQEEIRMGPSLPKKSASKNSSQRGLMSAGGETTGGEISALSLSGRTNTGDSHTNFGDSTLVVSQDGILSDDWNMRHGYQREDEELWGADWTGHKLKDAFSKARDSAGKLIESTLGMEKEVTEEERRAFYAAPRNPPVNDLHPPVVSSKLPHKEAHKWMLQPPPSAKVMEGKVPVSRAMSASSRTSGRTVASGRTAASGEEKLSRQLQEKLVREKIMKELPTESELIDSLFVSRTRSTRSDLTRTRSLSFDGGSDEALDNSFDKRRRNNRLRALAVPPGYEESEDEYEDIFTPRITKSTSNSSQPGHAAQRPKLETITSSEGSNSRSRSKRSRRHRSTRKKNLPGTGSPVGDDSD
- a CDS encoding uncharacterized protein (EggNog:ENOG41~TransMembrane:1 (o6-24i)) produces the protein MADASMLYTIGAYATLIGLGYAVYHISTQKDKQKGGVTITKPTKVSQQPTARKEDRKKKQRMESYVTESKSSKPEAQKEKAPEANQWLSNDAEKQEKLDNREFARQLSKAKEGAKFDNKKEATKQREKTVKQSKANKSKAAPAPEAVISAPSSNGADADDDESPVALSPETRPVDASGVSDMLEPTSTTGPSVLRLTDTESKKQKKKASKNPEPVETKKQRQNRKKAEAAKAAREEAEKERKVLEEKQRRTARIAEGRAAKDGSEFMAAVNAKKSAWDGANGTNGTNGTAANKGDAAVYAPLDTFEKPTSAPAAKKETVNQLESSWISALPSEEEQMEMLKEESDEWNTVKTKSSKKSKKAPSVESGEEATQARPTAQIQQSTETMAKKVAKPAAPKNFGGSFSALTTKDDDAEEEVEEEWEV
- a CDS encoding uncharacterized protein (EggNog:ENOG41), encoding MAPKSKIILDTDPGVDDVMALLLALSASPEELELAMISVTYGNVPLQCCLRNVAALYHVLEKEFAWRKSQGRPEGYETLRAHKTIVAAGAEHSLADPVLAADYFHGADGLHNVHDIHTDLSPAETWKALFDKEDANDHTSSYPYFLPSKEPAHKEMLRLLRENPADTISILAVGPLTNVALAATEDPETFLKVKELVVMGGAVEVPGNVTPSAEFNTYADPLAAALVYALSSPNPASTMPPIPSTVSIKPYPAKLSRRLTVTLCPLDITERHAINKNYFAEKVQPYIDAGSPLARWSSHFINGAFNKIDSMEGDGNEPALALHDPFTVWYMLTHDDPRWKVPAKPEDLRVETVGQWTKGSYILDKRVRSKPGEAALVDLSEDLDADPHLVTLDEVPGDTMGWLSVRKGNRIRRVIGTPGEHTFKEVWMQRVFG